Part of the Zea mays cultivar B73 chromosome 4, Zm-B73-REFERENCE-NAM-5.0, whole genome shotgun sequence genome is shown below.
GATAAATGTTCAAAAATAGAGGTATTACATTTTTTTCTTAAATATTTAGTTTAAAAGAACAAAGTTTACTTATTGTCATAAATCAAGTTAATTTCAAATAACCTTAACTTTAACTTTTAAGAAAGCTGTACCATATACATAATACTGAAAAGTTCTGTTTTATTATAAAAAGAAAGTAAAAATGACTAGTCTCTACTATACCTAAACCACCGGTCGTCCTACGTCATCTTTTTTACAAAAAAGTTCATACATTTCTCTCAAATCAactcagcgtaaaatattaaaaagtgATGTAGCaagtggggtttgaacccacaccctgaTGGAAGAATGGTGGAATACACTGGGTAAAGCTGTCTAACTAGTAGAACATCAAAATCAAGTGTTtataatattaaatataaattgtacatatgtatatatgatttttttgtaaaattaaaaaataatcgtgtcggaccgggccagcactacgggccgaggctacggcccaagcaccgcacgacgctcgtgccgggttggcccaggcactattaaatgggtcgtgcctcgggccggctcGCCAGACACGGTCCATGTAGCCATCTATACCTCCGTACGATAATGATGGTACttgcctcagttgccaccacctcatTCGCCATtatacttcttttctctctcccctcatgcctccatcTCCGCTCCACCCCATTCTCGGTAGAGGGCGTAGGAGCAGGCGCCTCCACCctgtattcgtccgacaccagccccgacaccgactcgcgcagtggctattgcacgttcacgaggacgtttcacatcatgcgcgcaccatcgttttcgctgTCGTGGGACGTCCCATTCGTCTTTCCTGCCTTTGCCCTGTTCTTCcaccccaacctgctgccccgcCCACGGTCGCTGTCgtgagccgaccgacgctcgtcgacgcgggtacggggcgagtcggtcatgctcctgaCCTTTCTCCATGCGTgtcgtcgaggaggacatggtggcgcctaCCACGCTCAGGTTATCTTAGCGATGAGGAGTCcaagtctgagatattggacaactaaggctcgtagcgtggcagcagtcgacatatgctacggagttggtagTGGTGTTGTCTCGCTTTGGTGGGTCCAGGGCTAGGAAGACACTAGCATTCTCTCGTCCTTCTCAGACTAACgtctggtgcgggtgcctcttggtttggagctgcttcagctgggcttctttctccgcttgcgtgctctatccctatatatctagcggtatactacccatgtcgcctccagatgcccaggtcttcgtcgtgtccttctccggcaacgagcaggtatgcccgcctcttcccttcccctcctgctctacgaaaccttggaagtgggggaggcgagggatgggggtctctgatttgctgcctatggtacccatgcgttcataaaaaatattatacgaAGAGTGAAGACAACCAATagaaaatcttgagatcttttttggtggataatttacgtgggtattgttatgagccgtcgcaacgcacgagtaACCGACTAGTCTTATTATAAGATTTAGATTTTTTTAGATATTCATGGGCATAAAAGTCGAAGGGTTAAAGCTCTTCATCTAGTAAACAATCTAATCCTTCACATGAATGAAGCATTCCTGATCCACCTCTTTTAGAGACACATTCTACTTCTACAACAAGGATAGAGCAACATAGACTACATCAGTCGGAGTCTTTACAATATCTTTTCAATGGCCATCTTGCTCCAAGTGGTCTAAAGAGCCTAAATAAAATCTACGAAAAGAAACATGATTGACCGAATCGGTAGACGTCCCTCGCCTTGAAGCCAAAAGTCTCACAAAACTCCGACAAAGTCACACGTTCTCATTTAAAATCAGCTTGTAGAATTGACTAAATCAACTGAGGCCCCGTTTGGATGGCTAGAAATGAAACATTTTCCAAGAAATGAATTATTTAGAATTCAATCGACTAAAAAGTGATTGAATTCCATTATTTTCGTTTGGTTATACAAGTAATTGAATTCCTAGAATTAAATTCTAGATGTTGTTTGGATACTTTGCATACGGAATTTTAATACAAACAAGTAAGAATATCTAGACTTTGCATCTGCTTTAATAATGAGCGTGAACAATTTACAATTGTTAGGAACTATTAAGTTCATATATATAATAGTTCCACAAAGGTAAGTCACACATAATAGTTTCATAAAGGCATCAAGTTAGCACATAAAAGTTCCACAAAGACATCAAATTTTCACACGGCAGATTCACAAAGCCACCAATTTCACACACAACAGTTTCACGAAGCCATCAAATTCACACACAACAGTTTCACAAAGCCATCAAATTCGCACACAACAATTTCACAAAGACATCTAAGTTCACACATAAGCTGTTCACTTCCTTAGCTGCATCATAAGCCACCTCTTCCTTCTTTCCATTGGGAGTGCCATCATCGACTCGAACTTACTGTGCATTAGAGGTGAGGATGTCACAAAGCTCAAGATCTGTGTCTTCATCAAGTCCGTCAACCTCTTGTAATGCGGCGATAACTTCGGTGGAAGAGGGTAGCTTCAGACCGTCATCTTTCAATGCAGCAGTAAGCATGTCAAACTTCTCACACCACATAGAGTTAAATGAATCATCTGATCTTTGTCTTTTTAAACTACTCGAGGAAGATACAGAAAATGGAGCATCCTTGCCTCCGATATCATTCTCTTTTGTCATTTCCTTTGAACTTTCAGTTGTTGTTCTAGCATCCTCTCCATTTGCTTGGTCTTTATTGTACACTAGGCTGAGTAGATCCCAAAACTTCACAACCTTATGTCTATATCCTTTTGCTTCCTTATTCCTCTGCAAAAATTGTTACAAAGATACATCAACAAATAAACTTGGTATTGAAACAAAAATTGAACTAAAATGCAAAAAATGTAAACTGTTAAGGACCACCATGAACATTTATCCCATCATTTTCATTTGATCCCATAGGCCACAACCACTATAGGTTGCAGCATGATACCCTACAAAACTGATTAAACTATCCTACAAAACTGATTAAACTACCCTACAAGCGTCATGGAACCATAAAAAAGGCAAAGATGGATGGGGGTTTTATTCATAAGGACAACGAAACTGATTAAACTTGTCGTTAAAGGGTTGTCATCTCTCTTCAAGCTTACTGTGCACAATAAAAAGAGATACAGAGTCCCAACCATACCTAAAAAAGAGCAAAAAGAATAGAATGCAAAAACCTGACATTGTGGCTAAAACATGGGGTGATCAATGTGTAAGATGGCTAAAAACATGTACAATATAATGTTGAAAACTTTCTTACCTCAACATACTCATCCCATACAGTGTCACTATCAACTTTGAGCTTGTTCTTCTCCCAATCCCATCCAAAACCACTAGTGGACAACAACCCATTAATGACATTGTAGTGCTTATCAAAGGTCTTGCTGCGAGAGCTAATATTTTCCTTTGTAATGGTGACATTACACTTCTCATAAACATTCTTCACAGCAGCTATGTATACATGAGACTTCCACCCATTCTGACATCTATCACCTTTATTGTAATACTCCACAAATGTATCAAGAAGTACCTTATCCATATCATCATTCCAAGGAACATAGCCCCTTGTTTTCTTGTCCTGCAATCAAAGAAAGAACCACACATATAAGTACATCTAAGTTCAAGAACTCTATTACGCATTGCATGTTCTTGTGCAGAATGTTGAAATATTCATAATGAGTAAAAGTAGAATGTTGAAATATTCATAAGACAACTCCAATGAATATAGGAATCCATGCATTACATTGAGTAACATTGCATCAATAAAGGTTCAACAAACAGAATGATAATCAACAAAGGTTCAAAACAGACACACACACAAAAATATAGAAGCGTACATAGACACAGGCAAAAGGTTTAGAACAGACACAGACATAGAAAATAGAAGCATACACATACACAGAAAACAGAAGCATACAAGTATCAACTTTGACCACGTCTCGCTTGATAATCAGCAAACATTTCACTAACTTTGGTGTCTCTAAAATCACGCCACTCATTAGTTGATTCAACATGCGTAATCAGACTCATTTCTCTTTGATTTCCAATACGAGTAACAGAGATGATACTATCAACTTCATGTATTAGAATATCATCCATATCTCTTTGTCAATCCCTCAAAAAAAATTATGCAATATGCAGCAGGCATGTATGATCCTAATCTGCATAGAAAAATATGGCTAAGTCAATACACTATTAAAAACTAACAATTGAATTTTAATTGAGTACCTACTATGTTATACCTGATTTTCTAAATCAAAATACGAGTTGGTCCTCAAGATTGCCCATCTCATCTTCAATAGCCCAAAAGTTCTCTCTATCACATTCCTAGTTGTTGCCTAGAAATGAAACCTTTTCCAAGAAATAAATTCCAAGaaatgaattatatagaattcaaTCGACTAGAAAGTGATTCAATTCCATTATTTTTGTTTGGTTGTACAAGCAATTGAATTCCTAGAATTAAATTCTAGATGTTGTTTGGATACTTTGCACacggaatttgaatttgaatacaAACAAGGATCTCTTGACTTTGCATCTGCTCAAAAATGAGCATGAACAATTTACAACTATCAGAAACTATTAAGTTCACAAATAACAATTCCACAAAGGCAAGTCACACATAACCGTTTCACAAAGTCATCAAATTCGCACATAAAAGTTCTACAAAGACATCAAATCTTCACATAGTAGTTTCATAAAGCCATCAAGTTCGCACACAACAGTTTCACATAGCCATCAAGTTCACACACAAAAGTTTCACAAAGACAAGTTCACACAATCAGTTCAACACAGAGATCTAAGTTCACATATAAGTTGTTTCACTTCCTTAGCTGCATCATAAGCCACCTCTTCCTCCTTTCCATTGGGAGTGCCATCATCGACTCAAACTTGCGTGCATTAGAGGTGAGGATGTCATAAAGCTCAAGTTCTGTGTCTTCATCAAGTCCCTCAACCTCTTGTAATGCGGCGAGAACTTCGGCGGAAGAGGGTAGCTTTGGACCGTCATCTTTCAATGCAGATGTAAGCATGTCGAACTTATCACACCATATAGAGTTAAATGAATCATCTGATCTTTGTCTTTTTAAACTACTCGAGGAAGATACAGAATATGGAGCATCCTTGCCTCTGGTATCATTCTCTTTTGCCATTTCCTTTGAACTTTCAGCTGTTGCTTTAGCACCCTCTCCATTTGCTTGGTCTTTATTGTACACTAGGCTGAGTAGATCCCAAAACTTCACAACCTTATGTCTATATCCTTTTTCTTCCTTATTCCTCTATAAAAAAATTGTTACAAAGATACATCAACAAATAAACTTGGAATTGAAACATAA
Proteins encoded:
- the LOC103655526 gene encoding uncharacterized protein, which encodes LQDKKTRGYVPWNDDMDKVLLDTFVEYYNKGDRCQNGWKSHVYIAAVKNVYEKCNVTITKENISSRSKTFDKHYNVINGLLSTSGFGWDWEKNKLKVDSDTVWDEYVERNKEAKGYRHKVVKFWDLLSLVYNKDQANGEDARTTTESSKEMTKENDIGGKDAPFSVSSSSSLKRQRSDDSFNSMWCEKFDMLTAALKDDGLKLPSSTEVIAALQEVDGLDEDTDLELCDILTSNAQ